A genome region from Labilibaculum antarcticum includes the following:
- a CDS encoding sulfatase family protein translates to MDFHSRMNLFLGSILFLTATLPFSKEVYSQSQQRPNIIHILADDVAFDDLSCFGSKDINTPNLDSLAGQGVKFTSFYAPHGTCTPSRAALLTGRYAPRINDGKGLFVLFPHSKEGLEDEKEVTITELLKEQGYITGLYGKWHLGHLPQYLPCVHGFDEFLGIPYPNDHGPERIGNTGFRSNGISDPKIPLIQQAQVIKRCNNNDLAELPALFTREACKFMYRAVQDNKPFYLQYANIETHTPWFVPKGFEGVSKAGAYGDAVEYLDRSVGIIMNALKRLKIEDNTIIVFSSDNGPLIHKDEELENCYGRFGATDPDREHVLREGKYQERYDGGIRVSCIMKWPGVIPEGIECDEIVGAFDLFTTFANIAGADIPTDRIIDGKNILPLMKGEDGAVSPHKAIYGFKAKGGLMSVRYKNWKLVLPGKHWTGTFERAQLYDLTQDIGEKNNVAEKHSKVVKEILKMAEEAEKAVEENKSIE, encoded by the coding sequence GATTTTCACAGCCGAATGAATTTGTTTCTTGGATCAATATTGTTTTTGACCGCAACTCTTCCTTTTTCAAAGGAGGTTTATTCGCAATCTCAACAAAGACCTAATATTATTCATATTCTTGCCGATGATGTAGCTTTTGATGATTTGAGTTGTTTCGGCTCCAAGGATATCAACACCCCAAATCTGGATTCATTAGCAGGACAAGGTGTTAAGTTTACCAGTTTTTACGCTCCTCATGGAACATGTACCCCCTCTAGGGCAGCCCTTTTGACTGGGCGTTATGCTCCGCGTATTAACGACGGAAAAGGGTTGTTTGTTTTGTTTCCCCATTCTAAAGAGGGATTAGAAGACGAAAAGGAAGTTACCATAACCGAACTATTGAAGGAGCAAGGTTACATTACAGGATTGTATGGTAAGTGGCATCTTGGCCATTTACCCCAGTATTTGCCTTGTGTTCATGGTTTCGATGAATTTCTGGGTATACCCTATCCCAACGATCATGGACCTGAGCGAATTGGAAATACCGGCTTTAGATCCAATGGAATCAGTGATCCGAAAATTCCTTTAATTCAGCAAGCGCAGGTGATTAAGAGATGTAATAACAATGATTTGGCAGAATTGCCGGCTTTGTTTACAAGGGAAGCCTGTAAATTTATGTATCGGGCTGTTCAGGATAATAAACCATTCTATTTGCAGTATGCCAACATCGAAACACACACACCTTGGTTTGTTCCCAAAGGTTTCGAAGGAGTAAGTAAGGCTGGGGCTTATGGTGATGCTGTTGAATATCTGGACAGATCAGTAGGGATAATCATGAATGCCTTAAAGAGATTAAAAATCGAAGATAATACGATCATTGTTTTCTCTTCGGATAATGGACCCTTGATTCATAAGGATGAGGAGCTGGAGAATTGCTACGGACGATTTGGTGCAACCGATCCGGATCGGGAACATGTTTTGCGAGAAGGAAAATACCAGGAACGTTACGATGGCGGTATTAGAGTATCTTGTATTATGAAATGGCCTGGAGTGATTCCTGAAGGCATAGAATGCGATGAAATTGTAGGAGCCTTTGATCTGTTTACCACCTTTGCCAATATTGCTGGTGCTGATATTCCAACAGATCGTATTATCGATGGTAAAAATATTCTCCCCTTGATGAAAGGTGAAGATGGAGCCGTTTCACCTCACAAAGCCATTTATGGATTTAAGGCTAAAGGAGGTTTAATGAGTGTTCGTTATAAAAATTGGAAATTGGTACTTCCGGGCAAGCATTGGACAGGAACTTTTGAAAGGGCACAACTATATGATTTAACTCAGGACATTGGCGAGAAGAATAATGTGGCAGAAAAACACTCAAAAGTGGTGAAAGAGATATTGAAAATGGCAGAAGAGGCCGAAAAAGCAGTTGAAGAAAATAAATCAATCGAATAA